One genomic segment of Paenibacillus durus includes these proteins:
- a CDS encoding peptidoglycan D,D-transpeptidase FtsI family protein, protein MQNKRHQRKKRMYAAIYFLAAAFALLALRLAWLQFVTSGRQVPGGEYPLAKMSQIQSEREIVLDTGRGRLYDRHGLPLAGETVWTAAFFPQEGGQPMTDEDGDTASLRRLAKVLGVPYEQLEAKREKLAQPFLWPAKSGGGPLALSQQQADEISRLGIDGVRVMPFARRPGGSLTGRQWLGHLSEAVPKKAAGVDGDEEAFAPKNEPSELRVPLEGTTGLEKTLEPLLRGIGHTEVYARVDAKGKRLPGSGLTVRTPSNPYYPLSIRTTIDRRLQEAIEKLAQGDGVKEGAVVVLDAESADVTAMVSLPFYDPEDISPQGGEWNNRALQAAAPGSIFKIVTAAAALEAGVTSPGEVFHCHGAYGRYGLSCHKEAGHGAVTLEQGFALSCNTVFATLAERLTASQLQAAALSLGIGRDIGWRQEKVLGLPMLQPLHGEQRGTVFRTLLPGDGGARVQTAIGQRDSRVTPLQAANLAVTLLHGGEVRAPRILHEVDFANGQKLMDLPPHLAPAAEGRISERTAKLLRSWMRRVVTEGTGQPLHGARWALAGKSGTAQTMVNGLSRNNQWFIGFGPAELPKYAVAVLVKNAAPGSSHTATRLFGEVMDLLAESPHA, encoded by the coding sequence ATGCAGAATAAACGTCATCAACGTAAGAAGCGAATGTATGCCGCTATCTATTTTCTAGCCGCCGCTTTTGCTCTGCTTGCGCTGCGGCTAGCCTGGCTGCAGTTCGTTACTAGCGGGCGCCAGGTTCCGGGAGGGGAGTACCCTCTTGCCAAAATGTCACAGATTCAGAGCGAACGGGAGATTGTGCTCGATACCGGGCGGGGGCGGTTGTATGACCGCCATGGTCTGCCGCTGGCCGGAGAAACGGTCTGGACGGCGGCTTTTTTTCCGCAGGAGGGTGGACAGCCTATGACGGACGAAGACGGGGATACCGCTTCACTTCGCCGGTTGGCAAAGGTCCTCGGCGTACCTTATGAACAGCTTGAGGCAAAAAGAGAGAAGCTGGCACAGCCTTTCCTGTGGCCCGCAAAGTCCGGTGGGGGACCGCTTGCGCTTTCGCAGCAGCAGGCGGACGAAATCAGCAGGCTTGGCATTGACGGCGTGCGGGTGATGCCGTTTGCCCGCAGGCCGGGCGGCAGCCTTACGGGGCGGCAGTGGCTCGGCCATTTGTCCGAAGCTGTACCGAAGAAAGCGGCAGGAGTGGATGGCGATGAGGAAGCATTCGCCCCAAAGAATGAGCCTTCAGAACTCAGGGTGCCGCTGGAAGGAACGACTGGACTTGAGAAGACACTGGAGCCCCTGCTGCGCGGGATCGGACATACCGAAGTATATGCTAGAGTCGATGCGAAAGGGAAGCGTCTGCCCGGCAGCGGGCTGACGGTGCGGACACCGTCCAATCCTTATTATCCGCTGTCGATCCGCACAACCATCGACCGCCGTCTTCAGGAAGCCATCGAAAAGCTGGCGCAGGGGGACGGGGTGAAGGAAGGCGCAGTCGTCGTGCTGGACGCGGAATCCGCCGATGTAACGGCGATGGTGTCGCTGCCGTTCTACGATCCGGAGGACATTTCTCCGCAGGGCGGAGAATGGAACAACCGGGCGCTGCAAGCGGCGGCTCCCGGTTCGATCTTCAAAATCGTCACCGCCGCCGCCGCGCTGGAAGCTGGGGTGACTTCGCCCGGCGAGGTGTTCCACTGCCACGGAGCCTACGGCAGATACGGACTGTCCTGCCATAAAGAGGCCGGGCATGGCGCAGTGACGCTGGAACAAGGCTTCGCCTTGTCCTGCAACACCGTATTCGCCACGCTTGCGGAGCGGCTGACCGCGAGTCAGCTTCAGGCGGCGGCGCTCTCGCTGGGCATCGGCAGGGACATCGGTTGGAGGCAGGAGAAGGTTCTCGGCCTGCCGATGCTGCAGCCGCTTCACGGCGAACAGCGCGGAACCGTCTTTCGGACGCTGCTCCCGGGTGACGGGGGAGCCAGGGTGCAGACGGCCATCGGCCAGCGCGACTCCAGGGTGACGCCGCTGCAGGCCGCCAACCTGGCCGTCACGCTGCTGCATGGCGGTGAGGTTCGCGCGCCGCGAATCCTGCACGAAGTCGATTTTGCCAATGGGCAGAAGCTGATGGACCTGCCCCCGCATCTGGCGCCCGCCGCCGAAGGGCGCATCTCGGAGCGAACCGCGAAGCTGCTGCGGTCCTGGATGCGCCGGGTAGTGACGGAAGGCACCGGACAGCCGCTGCACGGCGCGCGCTGGGCGCTTGCGGGCAAGTCCGGCACGGCGCAGACTATGGTCAATGGTCTTTCGCGCAACAATCAATGGTTCATCGGCTTCGGTCCGGCGGAGCTGCCCAAATATGCGGTTGCGGTGCTGGTCAAGAACGCGGCTCCGGGAAGCTCCCACACCGCGACCCGATTGTTCGGCGAAGTCATGGACCTGCTGGCCGAGTCCCCTCATGCTTGA
- a CDS encoding AI-2E family transporter, with product MLPLYKKYWRTFFDIGLLVLTVYLVMLAFSKLYQLAAPVFLSFFVFMLIEPLARFLNRKGLPKSFASAISVLLFLILLLGTLFGAGLLIASQALQFQDNLPHYTYVVQQHFMELTTWLQQKIENLPPNMTEKLNGYFKSATNLLSGWLIVFFKYMIGVLGTFSSFMANFGVAIILAFFLSMEIKDWRRIAHDKMPKTFKTAYHFLQGNVFKAIGSYLKAQLILISITFVIVLVGLFILRSGNELTMALVCAVFDVLPLLGVSSILIPWIIYLFIIGNTSLAVGLIILLAVVLIVRQLLEPKITGNSIGVSSAFLMLSFVILSTSAFGMAGLILSPILLILIKELLQQGYLQQWISLPQEEFIVSPFAYSDGNGAAEDVSAAKGDADIKHEGTRPAGP from the coding sequence ATGCTGCCTCTGTACAAAAAATACTGGCGTACCTTTTTCGATATCGGGCTGCTCGTGCTAACCGTCTACCTGGTCATGCTCGCCTTCAGCAAGCTGTACCAGTTGGCCGCTCCCGTGTTCCTCTCCTTCTTCGTGTTCATGCTCATCGAGCCGCTGGCGCGTTTCTTGAACCGTAAGGGGCTGCCCAAGTCGTTCGCCTCCGCGATCTCCGTGCTGCTGTTCCTGATCCTGCTGCTGGGGACGCTGTTCGGCGCGGGGCTGCTGATCGCATCGCAGGCGCTGCAGTTTCAGGATAACCTTCCCCATTATACATATGTAGTGCAGCAGCATTTTATGGAGCTCACCACCTGGCTTCAGCAGAAAATCGAGAATCTCCCGCCCAATATGACTGAGAAGCTGAACGGCTATTTCAAAAGCGCCACTAATCTTCTGTCGGGCTGGCTTATTGTTTTCTTCAAATATATGATCGGCGTTCTCGGTACGTTCTCTTCGTTTATGGCCAATTTCGGAGTCGCCATCATTCTCGCATTCTTTCTCAGCATGGAGATCAAGGATTGGCGGCGGATCGCCCATGACAAAATGCCGAAGACGTTCAAGACGGCCTACCATTTCCTGCAGGGCAACGTCTTTAAAGCTATCGGCTCCTATTTGAAGGCGCAGCTGATCCTGATTTCGATTACGTTCGTCATAGTACTGGTTGGCCTCTTCATCCTGCGGTCCGGAAACGAACTCACAATGGCGCTCGTCTGTGCGGTGTTCGACGTGCTGCCGCTGCTCGGCGTGTCGTCGATTCTGATCCCCTGGATCATCTATCTGTTCATCATCGGCAACACCTCGCTTGCAGTCGGGCTTATCATCCTGCTGGCCGTCGTCCTGATCGTCCGCCAGCTGCTGGAGCCGAAAATCACCGGCAACTCCATCGGTGTCTCCTCGGCATTCCTCATGCTGTCCTTTGTTATCCTGTCGACCTCGGCCTTCGGTATGGCGGGACTGATTCTGTCGCCCATCCTGCTTATTCTGATTAAAGAGCTGCTGCAGCAGGGCTATCTTCAGCAGTGGATTTCCCTTCCGCAGGAGGAATTCATCGTGTCTCCGTTCGCTTATAGCGACGGGAACGGAGCTGCGGAAGATGTTTCTGCCGCGAAAGGCGATGCAGATATCAAGCATGAGGGGACTCGGCCAGCAGGTCCATGA
- a CDS encoding polysaccharide deacetylase family protein, protein METLLLWLFYISTFYAFIPGIISRLFGYRVFRKGSGVQEFALTFDDGPDPKYTPRLLDLLSKYGAKATFFVVGSHAERHPELIRRMHDEGHLIGIHNYIHKSNWLMRPSTVRKQIQRTNDIIYGVTGERSTYYRPPWGIVNLFDFSKRRHVKIVLWSAMFGDWRQNLGTERLTEKMLARLGPGEVMLLHDCGLTLGADPEAPEQMLIALERTLEEAKRRGLRSIRVDDMIKAAEKSPLLRLSFGKRLLVGAWLTWERCFRLMFRLRTVTPNLPFLHYRLREYQGQAISLDRGMTLSKGDSIIEIHVDNRQLFELGIQSRSAAQLAIRMIRRMDQDLPVLAEIIAGDESLAEVKALYGVTMINRGPEKFGFTVKDLPEGLFARLTKFYLSVLLSVIHPAGGARLKERSEALVPKMILMPVSQLLDHYGQKCTGTKLRKRQDAAAVLEDDMAAEEFPGAHAH, encoded by the coding sequence ATGGAGACTTTGCTGCTCTGGTTGTTCTACATCTCGACATTTTATGCTTTTATTCCCGGCATTATCAGCCGGCTCTTCGGTTACCGCGTCTTCCGAAAAGGATCCGGGGTACAGGAGTTTGCCCTCACATTCGATGACGGGCCCGACCCGAAGTATACGCCAAGACTGCTTGATCTGCTCAGTAAGTATGGTGCCAAGGCTACTTTTTTTGTGGTCGGTTCCCATGCGGAGAGGCATCCTGAGCTGATTCGGCGCATGCATGACGAGGGCCATCTTATCGGTATTCATAACTACATCCACAAGAGCAACTGGCTGATGCGCCCGAGCACCGTCCGCAAGCAAATTCAGCGCACCAACGATATTATTTACGGAGTTACCGGCGAGCGCAGCACGTACTACCGTCCGCCTTGGGGTATCGTCAATTTGTTCGATTTCTCGAAGCGCCGTCATGTCAAAATCGTGCTATGGTCGGCGATGTTCGGCGATTGGCGCCAAAATCTTGGGACGGAGCGGCTGACGGAAAAAATGCTGGCACGCCTGGGTCCCGGCGAAGTCATGCTGCTGCATGACTGCGGCTTGACGCTGGGGGCCGATCCCGAGGCGCCGGAGCAAATGCTTATCGCACTGGAACGAACTCTGGAAGAAGCCAAGAGACGGGGGCTGCGCAGCATCCGGGTCGACGATATGATTAAGGCTGCGGAGAAATCTCCGCTCCTCCGGTTGTCCTTTGGCAAGCGGCTGCTCGTCGGAGCATGGCTAACTTGGGAGCGGTGCTTCCGGCTCATGTTCCGCCTGCGGACCGTAACGCCAAACCTGCCGTTTCTGCATTACCGTCTTCGGGAATACCAGGGACAGGCGATTTCGCTGGACCGCGGAATGACGCTGAGCAAGGGCGACAGCATCATTGAGATTCATGTCGACAACCGGCAGCTCTTTGAGCTCGGCATACAGTCCCGTTCCGCAGCGCAGCTCGCCATCCGGATGATCCGGCGGATGGATCAGGATCTGCCGGTTCTCGCCGAGATTATCGCCGGCGACGAGTCGCTTGCGGAAGTGAAGGCATTGTACGGTGTCACCATGATTAACCGGGGGCCGGAGAAGTTCGGCTTTACCGTCAAGGATCTGCCGGAGGGGCTGTTTGCCCGGCTTACGAAGTTCTATCTTAGCGTCCTTCTCAGCGTCATTCACCCGGCTGGCGGTGCGAGGCTGAAAGAACGGAGCGAGGCGCTCGTCCCCAAAATGATCCTGATGCCGGTGTCGCAACTGCTCGATCACTATGGACAAAAGTGTACCGGGACGAAGCTGCGCAAGCGGCAAGATGCCGCTGCGGTACTTGAGGATGATATGGCGGCAGAGGAATTTCCCGGCGCTCACGCCCATTGA
- a CDS encoding GH1 family beta-glucosidase, giving the protein MRTVQFPQDFVWGAATAAYQIEGAYNEDGRGMSIWDTFSRIPGKVDNMDNGDVACNSYHLYLEDIALMKELGITSYRFSIAWPRIFPAGTGEVNAKGLEFYHAFVDALLENGIEPVCTLYHWDLPQSLQDSGGWENRETVDAFAAYAETLFRSLGGKIKKWLTINEPWCVSFLSNYQGTHAPGNKDLQTAVTVAHHLLLAHGSAVRKFRESGLPGEIGYAPNVTWMEPYSSRKKDIEACKRENGWYVEWFMDPVFKGEYPSFLVKWFREKGAEVPILKGDMELIHEKIDILGINYYSGSLARYDEDAGLTACGPVEMGYDRTDIGWPIYPEGFYKVLSYIQNRYGDIPIYITENGACYNDGPDNGIVADTKRVGYLHKHLLQLHRCISNGIPVKGYFAWSLLDNFEWAYGYSMRFGLVHTDYDTLARTPKDSFYWYQDVIATGEVES; this is encoded by the coding sequence ATGAGAACCGTACAGTTTCCACAAGATTTTGTCTGGGGAGCGGCAACCGCTGCATATCAAATTGAAGGGGCTTACAATGAAGATGGAAGAGGGATGTCGATTTGGGATACGTTTTCCCGCATTCCAGGCAAGGTAGACAACATGGACAATGGGGATGTCGCCTGCAACAGTTATCATCTGTACCTTGAGGATATCGCCCTGATGAAGGAACTCGGAATCACATCATACCGGTTCTCCATCGCATGGCCGCGTATTTTTCCGGCAGGCACGGGAGAGGTTAACGCCAAAGGACTTGAGTTCTATCATGCTTTCGTTGACGCTCTGCTTGAGAATGGAATCGAACCTGTATGCACGCTGTATCATTGGGACCTGCCGCAATCTCTTCAGGATTCGGGGGGATGGGAGAACAGGGAGACGGTGGATGCATTTGCCGCCTATGCCGAGACGCTGTTCCGCAGCCTGGGAGGAAAAATCAAGAAATGGTTGACGATTAACGAGCCTTGGTGCGTGTCGTTTCTTTCCAACTACCAGGGAACACACGCGCCAGGCAATAAGGATTTGCAGACTGCTGTTACCGTCGCCCACCATCTGCTTCTCGCTCACGGCAGCGCGGTACGAAAATTTAGAGAATCGGGGCTTCCGGGAGAGATCGGTTATGCGCCCAATGTAACCTGGATGGAGCCGTACAGCAGCCGAAAGAAGGATATCGAAGCCTGCAAACGGGAGAACGGCTGGTATGTGGAGTGGTTCATGGACCCGGTGTTTAAGGGCGAGTATCCGTCTTTTCTGGTGAAATGGTTCCGTGAGAAGGGAGCGGAGGTGCCGATCCTGAAAGGGGATATGGAGCTCATTCATGAGAAGATCGATATCCTGGGCATCAACTATTATTCCGGTTCATTGGCAAGGTACGATGAAGACGCCGGTCTTACGGCATGCGGGCCGGTGGAGATGGGGTATGACCGGACGGATATCGGCTGGCCGATTTATCCGGAAGGCTTTTACAAAGTGCTAAGCTATATTCAGAACCGGTACGGCGACATTCCAATCTACATTACCGAGAACGGGGCCTGCTACAACGACGGGCCGGACAACGGAATCGTAGCGGATACGAAGCGGGTCGGTTATCTGCACAAGCATCTGCTTCAGCTTCACCGCTGCATCTCGAATGGCATTCCGGTTAAAGGGTATTTTGCCTGGTCACTGCTTGACAATTTCGAATGGGCCTATGGGTACAGCATGCGGTTCGGTCTCGTTCATACGGATTATGATACGCTTGCCCGTACGCCGAAAGACAGCTTTTATTGGTATCAGGATGTAATCGCAACCGGTGAGGTTGAGAGCTGA